A portion of the Macadamia integrifolia cultivar HAES 741 unplaced genomic scaffold, SCU_Mint_v3 scaffold164, whole genome shotgun sequence genome contains these proteins:
- the LOC122064379 gene encoding dof zinc finger protein DOF3.1 gives MQDPSSFQPLKPHFAEQEQLKCPRCDSTNTKFCYYNNYNLSQPRHFCKNCRRYWTKGGTLRNIPVGGGSRKNSKRSSNPKRSSSSTSCSSSSTSVSSAQNVVPKPEPSSIYSSSVNNMDQDRRMLDITGSFSSLLASNGQFGNLLEGLNPNASSIRTVQFGEFAENSSSGSIGNPTLELQSNNNQETFLGIQGGDSSCWSGGNGWPDLAIYTPGSSFQ, from the coding sequence ATGCAAGATCCGTCTTCATTTCAACCTCTTAAACCTCATTTCGCGGAGCAAGAACAACTCAAGTGTCCTCGATGTGATTCAACGAACACCAAATTCTGTTATTACAACAATTACAATCTCTCTCAGCCACGCCATTTCTGCAAGAATTGCAGACGGTATTGGACTAAAGGAGGTACTCTTCGGAACATACCGGTTGGCGGTGGAAGTCGCAAGAACTCAAAACGTTCATCGAATCCGAAGCGTTCTTCATCATctacttcttgttcttcttcatcaACATCGGTTTCGTCGGCCCAGAATGTAGTTCCAAAGCCTGAACCGTCCAGTATCTACAGTTCCTCTGTTAACAATATGGATCAGGATCGTCGGATGTTGGATATCACAGGAAGCTTCAGCTCTCTTCTGGCTTCAAATGGTCAATTTGGAAATCTATTGGAGGGTTTGAATCCAAACGCTTCAAGCATTCGAACAGTTCAATTTGGAGAATTTGCAGAGAATTCAAGCTCAGGATCGATTGGGAATCCCACATTAGAGTTGCAAAGCAACAATAACCAGGAGACATTCTTGGGCATTCAAGGTGGTGATTCGAGTTGCTGGAGTGGTGGTAATGGATGGCCTGATCTCGCCATTTACACACCAGGTTCGAGCTTTcaatga